The Peribacillus simplex genome contains a region encoding:
- a CDS encoding aspartyl-phosphate phosphatase Spo0E family protein has protein sequence MPCRKITIEKVEEKRKEMINLAAIYGLSSLLTVQASQELDTLLNALTSKRDSERYPLRKAYRYF, from the coding sequence ATGCCCTGCCGTAAGATAACTATAGAAAAAGTAGAAGAAAAGAGAAAAGAAATGATCAACTTGGCAGCAATTTACGGCTTATCAAGTCTGTTAACTGTTCAAGCCAGTCAAGAATTGGATACGCTATTAAATGCGTTAACAAGTAAAAGAGATTCTGAACGTTATCCCCTCCGTAAAGCATATAGGTATTTTTAA
- the tenA gene encoding thiaminase II, with the protein MENVKLETFSDRLHARSKEIWKKNHSHPFVQAIGNGTLPEKKFAYYLKQDYIYLMDYSKLFALGVIKAHNIETMAKFASILNETLQVEMDIHRHYASEFGISSKELEDTEPTPTTLAYTGYMLNAAQHGTLADLIACLLPCAWDYYEIGLLLKEQNGAALENNRYADWIRSYSSPEFGEAHKWLIALLEELTEGMPETELLRLEKHFLVTSRYEYLFWDMVHNEQDWPL; encoded by the coding sequence ATGGAGAATGTTAAATTAGAAACATTCAGTGATAGACTACATGCACGGTCAAAGGAGATTTGGAAAAAGAACCATTCACATCCCTTTGTCCAGGCAATTGGAAATGGTACGCTTCCTGAAAAGAAATTTGCCTATTACCTGAAGCAGGATTATATCTACCTCATGGATTATTCCAAGCTCTTTGCTTTAGGTGTCATCAAAGCTCATAACATCGAAACGATGGCAAAGTTTGCGAGTATTTTAAATGAAACCCTTCAAGTGGAAATGGATATTCATCGGCATTATGCTTCCGAATTCGGTATCAGTTCCAAGGAATTGGAAGATACAGAACCTACTCCAACCACTCTAGCCTATACAGGATACATGCTAAATGCTGCTCAGCATGGGACTTTGGCAGACTTGATCGCCTGTCTCCTGCCCTGCGCCTGGGATTATTATGAAATCGGTTTGCTTTTAAAAGAACAAAATGGAGCGGCATTGGAAAACAATCGCTACGCAGATTGGATAAGGTCCTATTCATCTCCTGAATTCGGGGAAGCACACAAATGGCTGATCGCTTTGTTGGAAGAATTGACGGAAGGCATGCCAGAAACGGAACTTCTTAGATTGGAAAAGCACTTTTTGGTTACTTCCCGATATGAATATTTATTCTGGGATATGGTTCATAATGAGCAGGATTGGCCGCTGTAG
- a CDS encoding Fur-regulated basic protein FbpA: MAELFKRIEQRKAELIEELLANGVYKTSDERHLYDAPLKVLEDEYKIVINRPNTESPSEWMT; the protein is encoded by the coding sequence ATGGCAGAATTATTTAAGAGGATTGAACAGAGGAAGGCAGAGCTTATTGAAGAGTTATTGGCCAATGGAGTATACAAAACCTCTGATGAAAGGCACCTTTATGATGCCCCATTAAAAGTTCTTGAAGATGAATATAAGATTGTTATAAATAGACCCAATACCGAGTCACCTTCTGAATGGATGACATAG